A window from Shimia isoporae encodes these proteins:
- a CDS encoding DsbA family protein, translated as MKRILATSALALSLTTAPLSALDLDSMSDEERAAFRAEVRAYLLDNPEIIMEAVAVLEERQANAQAANDDAMIAAHAEAIFNDGFSWVGGNPDGDITLVEFVDYRCGYCRKAHDEVAELVKSDGNIKLIVKEFPILGEASVASSRFAIAIKQLHGDEAYKLAHDALITMRKDPSEKVLSKLASSFGYDGDEILARMQSEDVTSELRATQQLARALQISGTPTFVMKDELLRGYLPLEAMKSMVADKRG; from the coding sequence ATGAAACGCATTCTCGCCACTTCCGCACTGGCTCTCAGCCTGACAACTGCCCCGCTCTCGGCGCTGGATCTTGACAGCATGTCAGACGAGGAACGCGCAGCGTTCCGTGCTGAGGTTCGCGCCTACTTGCTTGATAACCCCGAAATTATCATGGAAGCCGTCGCCGTTCTCGAAGAGCGCCAGGCCAACGCACAGGCCGCCAATGACGACGCAATGATTGCGGCACATGCCGAAGCAATCTTTAACGACGGATTTTCATGGGTTGGTGGCAATCCAGACGGCGACATCACCCTGGTGGAGTTCGTAGACTATCGCTGCGGTTACTGCCGCAAGGCCCATGACGAAGTGGCCGAACTGGTAAAGTCGGACGGCAACATCAAACTGATCGTCAAAGAATTTCCAATCCTCGGCGAAGCCTCAGTTGCCTCTTCCCGTTTCGCGATCGCTATAAAACAGCTTCACGGCGACGAAGCCTACAAGCTGGCCCACGACGCCCTGATCACCATGCGGAAAGACCCGAGCGAAAAAGTGCTGTCCAAGCTTGCCTCCAGCTTCGGTTATGACGGCGATGAAATCCTCGCGCGCATGCAAAGCGAAGATGTCACGTCCGAACTGCGTGCCACGCAACAATTGGCGCGCGCGCTACAGATTTCAGGCACACCGACATTCGTGATGAAAGACGAACTGCTGCGCGGATATCTGCCGCTTGAGGCCATGAAATCCATGGTCGCAGACAAGCGCGGTTAA
- the ispG gene encoding flavodoxin-dependent (E)-4-hydroxy-3-methylbut-2-enyl-diphosphate synthase, with translation MSMNHIRPWRNIERRKSRQIMVGNVPVGGDAPIAVQTMTNTDSGDVKATLGQVLAAAEAGADIVRISAPDVAATTALKEICKESPVPIVADIHFHYKRAIEAAEAGAACLRINPGNIGDEKRVKEVIKAARDHGCSIRIGVNAGSLEKHLLEKYGEPCPDAMVESGLEHIKILQDNDFHEFKISVKASDVFMSAAAYQMLADATDAPIHLGITEAGGFVSGTIKSAIGLGQLLWMGIGDTLRVSLSADPVEEVKVGFEILKSLGLRHRGVNIISCPSCARQGFDVIKTVETLEQRLAHIHTPMSLSIIGCVVNGPGEALMTDVGFTGGGAGSGMVYLAGKQSHKLSNDDMVEHIVEQVEAKAAAIEAAKAAEEAAE, from the coding sequence ATGTCCATGAATCACATTCGACCCTGGCGGAACATCGAGCGGCGGAAATCGCGTCAGATCATGGTGGGGAATGTCCCTGTCGGTGGCGATGCGCCGATTGCGGTGCAGACGATGACCAACACGGATAGCGGGGACGTCAAAGCCACGCTGGGGCAAGTTCTAGCGGCGGCAGAAGCCGGTGCGGACATTGTGCGGATCTCGGCGCCCGATGTGGCAGCGACGACTGCGCTGAAGGAAATCTGCAAAGAAAGCCCTGTGCCGATCGTTGCGGACATCCACTTCCACTACAAACGCGCGATTGAAGCCGCAGAGGCGGGGGCGGCCTGTCTGAGGATAAACCCAGGAAACATCGGCGACGAGAAGCGGGTCAAGGAAGTTATCAAGGCGGCACGTGATCACGGATGTTCGATCCGGATCGGTGTAAATGCGGGTTCGCTCGAGAAGCATCTGCTCGAGAAATACGGTGAGCCGTGTCCCGATGCGATGGTTGAAAGCGGTCTTGAGCACATCAAGATATTGCAGGACAACGACTTTCACGAGTTCAAAATCTCGGTGAAGGCCAGCGATGTGTTTATGTCAGCTGCGGCCTACCAGATGCTCGCGGACGCGACTGATGCGCCGATCCACCTAGGTATCACGGAGGCCGGAGGATTTGTCAGTGGAACGATCAAATCCGCGATCGGCCTTGGTCAACTTCTGTGGATGGGGATTGGCGACACACTGCGTGTTAGCTTGAGTGCTGATCCGGTTGAAGAAGTGAAGGTTGGTTTCGAAATTCTGAAGAGTTTGGGGCTGCGTCACCGCGGTGTGAACATAATCAGCTGTCCAAGCTGTGCCCGACAGGGTTTTGACGTGATCAAGACGGTGGAAACACTGGAACAAAGGCTTGCTCACATACACACCCCAATGAGCCTTTCGATCATTGGCTGCGTTGTAAACGGACCGGGTGAGGCGTTGATGACCGACGTTGGTTTCACCGGAGGTGGGGCCGGATCGGGCATGGTGTATCTGGCTGGTAAGCAAAGCCATAAGCTGAGCAACGATGATATGGTTGAACATATCGTGGAGCAGGTTGAGGCCAAGGCGGCCGCGATCGAAGCGGCAAAGGCTGCTGAAGAGGCTGCAGAGTAG
- a CDS encoding helix-turn-helix domain-containing protein, with protein sequence MGRIGMIGRKAKRKSEEVDTRPKGYDDFDVRLGDMMRGERATMGKSLLDVQRELRIRAAYISAIENCDPSAFETPGFIAGYVRSYARYLEMDPEMAFEKFCEESGFSTAHGMSAEASTMRKRDKVLAGVSSDPFAAPNTPFAPAQDSILSRVEPRAIGSSLVLLALIAGIGYGGWSVLNEIQRVTLAPVEQAPVVLADLDPVSSAISVSDEPEDATQAAGLFTPPAEALDRLYRPQALDVPVLVARDAPISQLSPDNLGLFTPDTPLFAEAAPELGDLPVPKVIEDGAPEVVIMAVRPAWVRVRSSEGTVLFEKILDAGEEYVLPATEEAPTLRAGMSGSVYFKLNGEIYGPAGEGTGTVRDLALDVNGLRDGFEVADLDSDPELARIVALAAAQNVVVEDE encoded by the coding sequence ATGGGGCGAATTGGCATGATCGGGCGCAAGGCGAAGCGCAAATCCGAAGAAGTAGATACACGGCCTAAGGGCTATGACGACTTCGACGTGCGTCTTGGTGATATGATGCGCGGAGAACGTGCAACGATGGGCAAGTCCCTGTTGGATGTTCAGCGAGAGTTGAGAATTCGCGCCGCCTACATCTCCGCCATTGAAAACTGCGACCCCTCAGCATTTGAAACTCCAGGTTTTATTGCCGGATACGTGCGTTCATATGCGCGCTATCTGGAAATGGACCCGGAAATGGCATTCGAGAAATTTTGCGAGGAGAGCGGATTCTCCACCGCGCACGGTATGTCGGCGGAAGCGTCTACCATGCGCAAACGCGATAAGGTTCTGGCTGGAGTGTCCTCCGATCCATTCGCTGCGCCCAATACTCCATTTGCTCCCGCACAAGATTCGATTTTGTCGCGCGTTGAGCCGCGCGCAATTGGCAGTTCGCTGGTTTTGCTAGCGCTGATTGCCGGCATTGGGTACGGCGGCTGGAGTGTTCTCAATGAGATACAGCGTGTCACACTGGCGCCGGTAGAGCAGGCGCCTGTGGTGTTGGCCGATCTTGATCCGGTTAGCTCGGCGATTTCTGTATCTGACGAACCGGAAGATGCCACACAGGCGGCTGGCCTGTTCACGCCGCCGGCTGAGGCTTTGGATCGCCTGTATCGTCCGCAGGCGTTGGATGTTCCAGTTCTGGTGGCGCGCGATGCGCCCATTTCCCAATTGAGCCCCGACAATCTCGGACTGTTCACACCGGATACACCGTTGTTCGCCGAAGCGGCACCTGAGTTGGGCGACCTTCCAGTGCCAAAGGTGATCGAAGACGGTGCACCAGAAGTGGTCATCATGGCAGTACGGCCTGCTTGGGTGCGAGTGCGCTCCTCCGAAGGCACAGTTTTGTTCGAAAAGATCCTCGATGCCGGCGAAGAATACGTCCTTCCAGCAACGGAGGAGGCGCCCACCTTACGCGCCGGTATGTCTGGTTCGGTGTACTTCAAGCTGAACGGTGAAATTTACGGTCCGGCTGGCGAAGGTACCGGGACAGTCAGAGATTTGGCTTTGGACGTCAATGGCTTGCGAGACGGATTTGAAGTTGCGGACCTGGACAGCGATCCCGAGCTCGCCCGTATCGTTGCGCTGGCAGCTGCGCAGAATGTGGTCGTGGAGGACGAGTGA
- the hemA gene encoding 5-aminolevulinate synthase, with protein MERSVDFSAQLDKALNDLHEEGRYRTFIDIERQQGNFPHANWTRPDGTQQPITVWCGNDYLGMGQHPVVMGAMHDAIEAAGAGSGGTRNISGTTVFHKKLEAELADLHGKESALLFTSAYIANDATLSTLPKLFPGLIIYSDALNHASMIEGVRRNGGAKRIFRHNDVAHLRELLEADDPKAPKLIAFESVYSMDGDFGPIAEICDLADEFGALTYIDEVHAVGMYGPRGGGVTERDNLAHRIDIINGTLAKAYGVMGGYIAASEKMCDAVRSYAPGFIFTTSLPPAIAAGAAASVAHLKEDQDLRDQHQTQAKILKLRLKGLGLPIIDHGSHIVPVIVGDPIHTKVLSDHLLSDYGIYVQPINFPTVPRGTERLRFTPSPVHGPEEMDRLIKGMDALWSHCALNRADIAG; from the coding sequence GTGGAGCGATCTGTAGATTTTTCGGCGCAGCTGGATAAGGCTTTGAACGACCTTCATGAAGAGGGTCGTTACAGAACCTTTATTGATATCGAGCGCCAGCAGGGCAACTTTCCACATGCGAATTGGACGCGTCCGGATGGCACCCAGCAGCCTATCACCGTTTGGTGCGGCAACGACTATCTTGGCATGGGGCAGCACCCTGTCGTTATGGGAGCGATGCACGACGCTATTGAAGCCGCGGGGGCGGGGTCCGGCGGAACGCGCAATATCTCTGGCACCACTGTGTTTCACAAAAAGCTTGAGGCAGAACTGGCGGATTTGCACGGCAAGGAATCAGCTCTGCTGTTTACCAGCGCTTACATCGCGAATGATGCGACTCTGAGCACGCTGCCGAAATTGTTTCCGGGACTGATCATCTACTCCGACGCACTTAACCATGCGTCGATGATCGAAGGTGTTCGCCGGAACGGCGGCGCCAAGCGCATTTTCCGTCACAATGATGTGGCCCATCTGCGTGAATTGCTGGAAGCAGACGATCCCAAGGCTCCAAAGTTGATCGCGTTTGAATCGGTTTACTCGATGGATGGCGATTTCGGGCCAATCGCGGAGATTTGCGATTTGGCGGATGAATTCGGCGCACTGACATATATCGACGAAGTTCATGCGGTTGGCATGTACGGCCCGCGTGGTGGCGGTGTCACCGAGCGCGACAACCTGGCGCATCGCATCGACATTATTAATGGCACGCTTGCCAAAGCCTATGGCGTGATGGGCGGCTATATCGCTGCATCAGAGAAAATGTGTGATGCTGTAAGGTCTTATGCGCCGGGCTTCATCTTTACGACGTCGCTTCCGCCGGCCATTGCAGCCGGGGCAGCAGCGTCGGTTGCGCATCTCAAAGAAGATCAAGACCTGCGTGACCAGCACCAGACACAGGCGAAGATTCTGAAATTGCGCCTGAAAGGGCTTGGATTGCCCATCATTGACCACGGAAGCCATATTGTTCCCGTGATTGTGGGGGATCCGATCCACACCAAGGTTCTGTCGGACCACCTGCTGTCGGATTATGGAATTTACGTCCAACCCATTAACTTTCCGACCGTCCCAAGGGGCACTGAGCGGCTGAGATTCACCCCGTCGCCCGTGCATGGCCCGGAAGAAATGGACAGGCTTATCAAAGGCATGGACGCCTTGTGGAGCCACTGTGCGCTGAATCGTGCCGATATTGCGGGCTGA
- a CDS encoding M20/M25/M40 family metallo-hydrolase produces the protein MSLDAILARIDQDMPEAIDRLFELLRIPSVSTDPAYKDHCDAAADWLVADLKSIGATAEKRVTPGHPMVVGHVEGNGPHLLFYGHYDVQPIDPIELWDRDPFDPELQDTPSGKVIRARGSSDDKGQLMTFVEACRAWKAIHGTLPCKITFFFEGEEESGSPSLVPFMKENAEELTTDIALICDTGLFESAVPAITTMLRGLLAEDFTITGPSRDLHSGMYGGIAMNPIRVLTKALGALHDETGAVTLDGFYDDVPELPDEVRAQWQGLGFDHETYLGDVGLKSPAGEQDRTPLEQIWSRPTCDVNGIWGGYTGDGFKTVLPSEASAKVSFRLVGQQDPDKIRESFRNHLESYLPEGFTVDYRTEKGSAASQMSIEDPAFEKARKALSDEWPRPAAYVGCGGSIPIAGFFKDLLGVDAMLIGFGKDDDQIHSPNEKYDLESFHKGIRSWARILDALSN, from the coding sequence ATGTCGCTTGACGCAATACTTGCTAGAATCGATCAGGATATGCCCGAAGCCATCGACCGCCTGTTCGAACTGTTGCGGATTCCCTCCGTTTCCACCGATCCAGCTTACAAAGATCACTGCGATGCGGCGGCTGACTGGCTTGTTGCTGATCTGAAAAGCATTGGCGCCACAGCGGAAAAACGCGTTACCCCGGGCCACCCAATGGTGGTCGGGCACGTCGAAGGCAATGGTCCGCACTTGCTGTTCTACGGTCACTATGACGTTCAGCCGATTGACCCTATCGAACTGTGGGACCGCGACCCGTTTGATCCCGAATTGCAAGACACGCCTTCCGGCAAAGTCATCCGGGCCCGCGGCTCTTCCGATGACAAAGGCCAGCTGATGACCTTCGTCGAAGCCTGTCGCGCGTGGAAAGCCATTCACGGCACCCTCCCCTGCAAAATCACCTTTTTCTTTGAGGGCGAAGAGGAAAGCGGGTCGCCTTCTCTGGTGCCATTCATGAAAGAAAACGCCGAAGAACTGACAACCGACATTGCCCTGATCTGCGACACCGGCCTATTTGAAAGCGCTGTGCCCGCCATCACCACTATGTTGCGTGGTCTTCTGGCCGAAGACTTCACAATCACTGGTCCGTCTCGTGACCTGCATTCCGGCATGTACGGCGGAATCGCTATGAACCCGATCCGTGTTCTCACCAAAGCCTTGGGCGCGTTGCACGATGAAACCGGCGCAGTGACGCTTGACGGGTTTTACGACGACGTGCCTGAACTGCCGGACGAAGTCCGCGCACAATGGCAGGGTCTCGGTTTTGATCACGAAACCTACCTTGGCGACGTGGGCCTGAAATCACCGGCAGGTGAACAGGATCGCACGCCTCTCGAGCAAATCTGGTCGCGACCAACCTGCGATGTGAACGGCATTTGGGGTGGCTACACCGGCGACGGCTTTAAAACCGTTTTACCTTCAGAAGCATCCGCCAAAGTATCTTTCCGGTTGGTTGGGCAACAGGACCCCGACAAGATTCGCGAAAGTTTCCGCAATCACCTCGAAAGCTATCTGCCTGAAGGCTTCACCGTCGACTACCGCACGGAAAAAGGCTCTGCGGCGTCGCAGATGTCCATAGAAGACCCGGCCTTCGAGAAAGCTCGCAAAGCGCTTTCCGATGAGTGGCCCCGTCCGGCAGCCTATGTCGGATGCGGCGGTTCCATTCCGATCGCAGGTTTCTTCAAGGACCTGCTCGGCGTCGACGCCATGTTGATCGGCTTTGGAAAGGACGACGATCAAATCCACTCTCCGAACGAGAAATACGATCTTGAGAGTTTCCACAAAGGCATTCGGTCCTGGGCGCGCATTCTAGACGCACTCTCCAACTGA
- a CDS encoding alpha/beta fold hydrolase: MFDTTETAFAEVNGQLIAYRTLGEGPPVLMLHGYPQTHALWKNVANLLKAEFSLVLADLRGYGDSSKPEGYENYTFREMGKDQLALMSSLGFERFHLVGHDRGARAAHRMALDAPDRIESLTVMDIVPTHHILSNLRKEVAAAYYHWFFLTQPEPAPERMILADPDSYYLSCLTGWGHATAEDFDPDQLSAYRTAWRHPETTRAMCDDYRATLNLDYEHDSADLGRRVTCPTLVLWGQDGVMDRFYDVPATWENRFENMTAKAMPGGHFFIDQHPQETVAALRAFLNKAL, translated from the coding sequence ATGTTCGACACCACAGAAACCGCATTTGCCGAAGTCAATGGACAGCTCATCGCCTACCGCACTCTGGGCGAAGGTCCTCCCGTCCTGATGCTGCACGGCTACCCTCAAACCCATGCGCTTTGGAAAAACGTCGCCAACCTGCTCAAGGCGGAATTCAGCCTCGTTCTTGCAGACTTGCGCGGCTACGGAGACAGCTCCAAACCCGAAGGCTACGAAAACTACACGTTTCGTGAGATGGGCAAAGATCAACTGGCCCTTATGTCGTCCTTGGGGTTCGAGCGATTTCATCTGGTCGGACATGACCGTGGTGCGCGCGCTGCCCACCGCATGGCCCTGGACGCTCCGGACCGCATTGAAAGCCTGACGGTGATGGACATCGTCCCGACCCATCATATCTTAAGCAATCTCCGCAAAGAGGTGGCCGCTGCCTATTATCATTGGTTCTTCCTAACCCAGCCGGAACCAGCACCAGAGCGCATGATTCTAGCCGACCCCGACAGTTACTACCTAAGCTGCCTCACAGGCTGGGGACATGCGACAGCGGAAGACTTTGATCCCGACCAACTCTCGGCTTACCGCACGGCCTGGAGGCATCCGGAAACCACACGCGCAATGTGCGACGACTATCGCGCGACCCTGAATCTGGACTATGAGCACGACTCTGCCGACCTCGGTCGAAGGGTGACCTGCCCGACATTGGTTCTTTGGGGTCAGGACGGCGTTATGGACAGATTTTATGATGTACCGGCCACCTGGGAAAACCGGTTTGAGAATATGACTGCCAAAGCCATGCCTGGTGGTCACTTCTTCATTGACCAGCATCCTCAGGAAACGGTTGCGGCATTGCGGGCGTTCCTCAACAAAGCGCTCTAA
- a CDS encoding HU family DNA-binding protein → MQPDLRKKELVDLAVDRSGVKKRDAKPAIEAALAILGEALEAGRSLQLPPLGRVKVQRSKELDDGQVIVAKVRRKGVSDDDEPSESNSKTDGEGLAKAAE, encoded by the coding sequence ATGCAGCCGGACTTGCGGAAGAAAGAGTTGGTTGATTTGGCAGTTGATCGTTCCGGCGTGAAGAAACGGGACGCCAAACCCGCGATCGAGGCTGCGCTGGCAATTCTTGGTGAGGCGCTGGAGGCGGGACGCTCTTTGCAACTGCCGCCGCTGGGGCGGGTAAAAGTGCAGAGGTCCAAGGAATTGGACGACGGTCAGGTGATCGTTGCCAAGGTGCGTCGCAAGGGTGTGAGCGATGACGATGAGCCTTCGGAAAGCAATTCAAAAACAGATGGCGAGGGCCTTGCGAAGGCTGCGGAGTGA
- the lon gene encoding endopeptidase La produces the protein MLEPLNPSYPVLPLRDIVVFPHMIVPLFVGRDKSVRALEEVMADDKQILLSSQVDPAEDDPGHDGIYRTGVLANVLQLLKLPDGTVKVLVEGQSRVKIVDFIDNDDFFEARAERLEEMPGDLATIEALLRSVGDEFERYAKVKKNIPEEALSAVEDAEEPARLADLVAGHLGIEVDQKQDLLETLSVSERLEKVFGLMQGEMSVLQVEKKIKTRVKTQMEKTQREYYLNEQMKAIQKELGDGEEGEGEIAELEEKISKTKLSKEAKEKAEGELKKLKNMSPMSAEATVVRNYLDWMLSIPWGKRGRVKKDLNAAQGVLDKDHYGLEKVKERIVEYLAVQQRSAKLKGPILCLVGPPGVGKTSLGKSVAKATGREFIRISLGGVRDESEIRGHRRTYIGSMPGKIIQALKKAKTTNPLILLDEIDKMGQDFRGDPASAMLEVLDPEQNGTFVDHYLEVEYDLSNVMFLTTANSYNMPGPLLDRMEIISLAGYTEDEKREIARQHLIDKQIKNHGLKSGEFEVSDEAIQEIVRTYTREAGVRNLERELAKLTRKAVTKIVKGDAETVSVTPENLDDFLGVKKFRYGLAEEENQVGVVTGLAWTSVGGDLLHIEGLKLPGKGRMKTTGKLGDVMKESIDAASSYVRSISPQIGVKPPVFDKIDIHVHVPDGATPKDGPSAGLAMVTSIVSVLTGIPVRKDIAMTGEVSLRGNAMPIGGLKEKLLAALRGGIKTVLIPQENEKDLADIPDNVKDGLEIIPVKHVSEVLKLALVEEPEAIEWDEAAEEAAAAALKAEQGASATAH, from the coding sequence ATGTTAGAGCCTCTTAATCCTTCTTACCCAGTCCTGCCGCTGCGCGACATTGTGGTGTTCCCACATATGATCGTGCCGCTGTTCGTAGGGCGGGACAAATCGGTCCGCGCGCTTGAAGAGGTGATGGCCGACGACAAGCAGATCCTGCTGTCCAGTCAGGTCGACCCCGCCGAGGATGATCCGGGTCACGACGGAATTTACCGCACAGGTGTATTGGCCAACGTATTGCAACTCCTGAAGTTGCCCGACGGAACCGTGAAGGTGCTGGTCGAGGGCCAGAGCCGTGTGAAGATCGTTGATTTCATCGACAACGATGACTTTTTTGAAGCGCGCGCCGAGCGTCTGGAAGAGATGCCTGGTGATCTTGCCACCATCGAAGCGCTGTTGCGTTCTGTTGGAGACGAATTCGAGCGCTATGCGAAGGTCAAAAAGAACATTCCGGAAGAAGCGCTGAGCGCCGTTGAAGATGCGGAAGAACCGGCGCGGCTGGCTGATCTTGTGGCCGGACATCTGGGCATCGAAGTTGATCAGAAGCAGGACCTTCTCGAAACCCTGTCCGTGAGCGAGCGCCTAGAGAAGGTGTTTGGCCTGATGCAGGGCGAAATGAGCGTTCTCCAAGTTGAGAAAAAGATCAAGACGCGTGTCAAAACGCAAATGGAGAAGACACAGCGCGAGTACTATTTGAATGAGCAGATGAAGGCCATTCAGAAGGAACTTGGCGACGGAGAAGAGGGCGAAGGCGAGATTGCCGAGCTTGAGGAAAAGATTTCCAAGACCAAGTTGTCCAAGGAAGCCAAGGAAAAGGCCGAGGGCGAGCTGAAGAAGCTCAAGAACATGAGCCCGATGTCTGCCGAAGCGACCGTCGTGCGCAACTATCTCGACTGGATGCTGTCCATCCCGTGGGGCAAGCGCGGTCGTGTGAAAAAGGACCTGAACGCGGCGCAAGGTGTGCTGGACAAGGACCACTATGGTCTTGAGAAGGTCAAAGAGCGCATCGTCGAGTACCTCGCTGTGCAACAACGTTCGGCCAAGCTCAAAGGGCCGATTCTTTGCCTTGTAGGCCCTCCCGGCGTTGGTAAGACCTCGCTTGGCAAATCCGTTGCAAAGGCGACTGGTCGCGAGTTCATCCGTATTTCGCTCGGCGGCGTGCGCGACGAGAGCGAAATCCGCGGCCACCGCCGGACTTATATCGGCTCCATGCCTGGCAAGATCATTCAGGCTCTGAAGAAGGCAAAGACCACCAACCCGTTGATCCTGCTCGATGAAATCGACAAGATGGGTCAGGATTTCCGAGGTGATCCGGCGTCTGCGATGCTTGAGGTGCTTGATCCGGAGCAAAACGGTACTTTCGTGGATCACTACCTTGAAGTGGAATACGATCTTTCGAACGTGATGTTCCTGACAACCGCGAACTCCTACAACATGCCCGGACCGCTTCTGGACCGGATGGAGATCATTTCGCTGGCGGGTTACACCGAGGACGAGAAGCGCGAAATTGCACGTCAGCACCTGATCGACAAGCAGATCAAGAACCATGGTTTGAAGAGTGGTGAATTCGAAGTGTCGGATGAAGCCATTCAGGAAATCGTGCGCACCTATACCCGTGAAGCGGGTGTGCGGAACCTTGAGCGCGAGTTGGCCAAGCTGACACGAAAGGCTGTCACGAAGATCGTCAAGGGCGATGCCGAAACCGTGTCAGTCACACCTGAAAATCTGGATGATTTCCTTGGTGTGAAGAAGTTCCGTTACGGCTTGGCTGAGGAAGAGAACCAGGTTGGTGTTGTGACCGGACTTGCGTGGACAAGCGTGGGCGGTGACCTGCTGCATATCGAGGGTCTGAAGCTGCCTGGCAAGGGACGCATGAAGACTACCGGTAAGCTTGGCGACGTGATGAAAGAGTCGATCGATGCGGCTTCGTCCTATGTGAGGTCCATCAGCCCGCAAATCGGCGTTAAACCACCGGTCTTCGACAAGATCGACATCCACGTGCACGTGCCCGATGGCGCAACGCCAAAGGACGGCCCGTCTGCTGGTTTGGCAATGGTCACGTCGATCGTGTCGGTGCTGACAGGCATTCCGGTGCGCAAAGATATCGCGATGACAGGTGAGGTGTCCTTGCGCGGCAACGCGATGCCGATTGGCGGCTTAAAGGAGAAACTCCTCGCGGCACTGCGTGGCGGCATCAAGACGGTTCTGATCCCTCAGGAAAACGAGAAGGATCTGGCGGACATCCCAGACAACGTCAAGGACGGACTGGAAATCATCCCGGTCAAGCACGTGTCCGAAGTTCTGAAGCTGGCGCTTGTTGAAGAGCCGGAAGCCATCGAGTGGGATGAAGCAGCGGAAGAAGCCGCCGCGGCCGCACTCAAGGCGGAGCAGGGGGCAAGCGCCACCGCGCACTGA
- the tgt gene encoding tRNA guanosine(34) transglycosylase Tgt, which yields MTERFSFALNATDGKARTGVISTPRGEIRTPAFMPVGTAATVKAMMPESVRQTGADILLGNTYHLMLRPTAERIDRLGGLHKFMNWERPILTDSGGFQVMSLAGLRKLTERGVTFKSHIDGSKHELTPERSMEIQKLLGSDIVMCFDECPALPADRDRIAESMRLSMRWADRSKQAFGDRPGHALFGIQQGGLEQDFREESAEALREIGFDGYAVGGLAVGEGQEAMFGCLDFAPDMLPVDRPRYLMGVGKPDDIVGAVKRGIDMMDCVLPSRSGRTGQVFTRHGVVNIKNARHQDDPRPLDEQCSCPACQNYSRAYLHHVFRSNEMISGMLLTWHNLHYFQEIMQGMRDAIAAGSFDVWETEFHAQRAQGDIEPI from the coding sequence ATGACCGAGAGATTTTCCTTTGCCCTGAACGCCACCGACGGAAAGGCCCGCACGGGCGTGATTTCCACGCCGCGGGGCGAAATTCGCACGCCGGCATTCATGCCTGTTGGAACGGCCGCTACGGTAAAGGCAATGATGCCAGAAAGTGTGCGCCAAACAGGCGCCGACATTCTTTTGGGAAACACATATCACCTGATGTTGCGTCCGACCGCTGAACGCATTGACCGGTTGGGCGGATTGCACAAATTCATGAACTGGGAACGTCCGATCCTCACCGACTCGGGTGGTTTTCAGGTGATGAGCTTGGCGGGGTTGCGCAAACTTACCGAGCGGGGCGTGACATTCAAAAGCCACATCGATGGATCCAAGCACGAGTTGACGCCTGAGCGATCGATGGAAATCCAGAAACTTTTGGGCAGCGACATTGTCATGTGTTTTGACGAATGCCCCGCCTTGCCGGCAGATCGTGATCGAATTGCAGAAAGCATGCGCTTGTCGATGCGTTGGGCGGACCGGTCCAAGCAAGCATTCGGGGATCGTCCTGGGCATGCTTTGTTTGGGATTCAACAAGGTGGCCTTGAACAGGATTTTCGCGAAGAGTCGGCGGAAGCGTTGAGAGAGATCGGGTTTGACGGATACGCCGTTGGCGGACTTGCCGTAGGCGAGGGGCAGGAAGCGATGTTCGGGTGTCTCGACTTTGCGCCGGACATGCTTCCCGTCGACAGGCCGCGTTATTTGATGGGCGTGGGTAAACCTGACGACATCGTTGGCGCAGTTAAGCGCGGCATTGACATGATGGACTGCGTTTTGCCGTCTCGCAGTGGACGAACCGGGCAGGTGTTCACACGCCATGGGGTCGTAAACATCAAGAATGCCCGCCATCAGGATGACCCTCGGCCTTTGGATGAACAATGTAGCTGCCCGGCATGTCAGAACTATTCCCGCGCCTATTTGCATCATGTGTTCCGATCAAACGAGATGATTTCAGGGATGCTGCTCACTTGGCACAATCTCCACTACTTTCAGGAGATTATGCAGGGGATGCGTGATGCAATCGCTGCGGGGAGTTTTGACGTTTGGGAAACGGAATTCCATGCGCAGCGCGCGCAAGGGGACATTGAACCCATCTGA